A genomic stretch from Arachis stenosperma cultivar V10309 chromosome 3, arast.V10309.gnm1.PFL2, whole genome shotgun sequence includes:
- the LOC130968685 gene encoding protein NUCLEAR FUSION DEFECTIVE 4, whose protein sequence is MGSSSFSAGSRVSTASKWLGFVAAVWIQCISGNNYTFSNYSDALKSLMHLTQVELNSLSVAKDIGKAFGLVAGLASDRLPTWSILLIGSLEGLIAYGVQWLVVSQKIQPLPYWQMCVFLCMGGNSTTWMNTAVLVTCIRNFRRNRGPVSGILKGFVGLSTAIFTSLCSALFSDDPAAFLLMLALIPLAVCVSGIFFLREVPPEKSTAAADTEESKYFGIFNAVAVVVAVYLLAYGFIPNPSTLFSRVFTGVLLVLLAAPLAIPIHAYFSERLLKPVLDIEGQNGQRVNEPLLQNGNREEEAAAVAAAAAEEETAVVILEKGRAAIGEEHTISEVLRSVDFWILFVSFLCGVGTGMAVQNNMGQIGLALGYTDVSIFVSLTSIWGFFGRIVSGSVSEHFIRKAATPRPLWNAASQILMAVGYILLAMAMPGSLYIGSTVVGICYGVRMAITVPAASELFGLKYYGLIYNILILNLPLGSFLFSGLLAGILYDMEATTTAGGGNTCVGGHCYRLVFVVMTAACVIGFFLDIWMSFRTKHVYKKISMSRKSKKSSSVTSSS, encoded by the exons ATGGGAAGCTCCTCCTTCTCGGCGGGATCCCGTGTCTCCACTGCCAGCAAGTGGCTGGGCTTTGTGGCTGCCGTGTGGATCCAGTGTATCTCCGGCAACAACTACACCTTCTCCAACTACTCCGACGCACTCAAGTCCCTCATGCACCTCACTCAGGTGGAGCTCAACTCCCTCTCCGTCGCCAAAGACATCGGAAAGGCATTCGGCCTCGTCGCCGGCCTGGCCTCCGACCGCCTCCCCACGTGGTCCATCCTCCTCATAGGCTCCCTCGAAGGCCTCATCGCATACGGCGTCCAGTGGCTCGTCGTCAGCCAGAAAATCCAACCCCTCCCTTACTGGCAG ATGTGTGTTTTTCTCTGCATGGGAGGGAACAGCACCACGTGGATGAACACTGCGGTGCTCGTCACGTGCATACGCAACTTCCGGAGAAACCGTGGTCCCGTCTCCGGCATTCTCAAGGGCTTTGTAGGGCTCAGCACCGCCATCTTCACCAGTCTTTGCTCCGCTCTCTTCTCCGACGACCCTGCTGCCTTCCTCCTCATGCTCGCTCTCATCCCCCTCGCAGTTTGCGTCTCCGGAATCTTCTTCCTCCGTGAGGTTCCGCCGGAGAAGTCGACCGCCGCCGCCGATACAGAAGAGTCCAAGTACTTCGGCATATTCAACGCCGTTGCGGTCGTCGTCGCAGTTTACCTCTTGGCCTACGGGTTCATCCCCAACCCTAGTACCTTGTTCTCTCGCGTGTTCACCGGAGTTTTGCTCGTTTTGCTGGCGGCGCCGTTGGCCATTCCCATTCACGCTTACTTCTCAGAGAGGCTATTGAAACCGGTTCTGGACATCGAGGGTCAGAACGGCCAGCGGGTGAACGAGCCTCTGCTTCAGAACGGCAACAGGGAGGAGGAAGCGGCGGCGGTGGCGGCTGCGGCGGCAGAGGAGGAGACGGCTGTGGTGATTCTAGAGAAGGGAAGGGCGGCTATCGGGGAGGAGCACACTATATCGGAGGTGCTGAGGAGCGTTGATTTTTGGATACTGTTTGTGTCGTTTCTGTGTGGGGTTGGAACAGGAATGGCGGTTCAGAATAATATGGGTCAAATCGGTTTGGCCCTCGGGTACACCGACGTTTCTATCTTTGTGTCTTTGACCAGCATTTGGGGCTTCTTTGGAAGAATCGTTTCGGGTTCGGTTTCGGAGCACTTCATCAG GAAGGCTGCAACTCCTAGACCTCTTTGGAATGCAGCATCTCAGATTCTGATGGCTGTGGGTTACATACTTCTGGCAATGGCTATGCCTGGTTCTCTCTATATTGGGTCTACTGTAGTTGGCATATGCTATGGAGTGAGAATGGCTATTACAGTTCCAGCAGCCTCTGAGCTATTTGGGCTCAAATACTATGGTCTCATCTACAACATTCTCATCCTCAACCTTCCCCTTGGATCTTTCCTCTTTTCAGGCCTGCTTGCCGGCATACTCTACGATATGGAAGCCACCACCACTGCCGGAGGAGGCAACACCTGTGTGGGAGGCCACTGTTACAGGCTAGTCTTTGTAGTCATGACTGCAGCATGTGTAATTGGCTTCTTCTTGGACATTTGGATGTCATTCAGAACCAAGCATGTTTACAAGAAGATTTCCATGAGCAGAAAGTCCAAGAAATCTTCCTCGGTCACATCAAGTAGCTAA